One part of the Diadema setosum chromosome 6, eeDiaSeto1, whole genome shotgun sequence genome encodes these proteins:
- the LOC140230020 gene encoding Golgi pH regulator-like — MAFFLDSFVMFSTQILFFLGGWIFFMRKLFKNYEVHHGSVQLTFSVTFALSCTLFELIIFEILGILHSDSRFFHWRIDLYAILFTLIVVLPLYIAYFLVSGIPFVAQRRMTLILTFGAWFVFIYFFWKLGDPFPILSPKHGILSIEQVISRVGVIGVTLAAILSGFGAVNCPYTYMAYFTRPVSESDVHNHERKFMQVMDMILTKKKRLALAQRDQLQRASTTPRASGIWGMIKSVTNTGNNANTSQLQQEIKGYEELSRQLYIELVDLNSTMERIEYSKTLKGQFFNLSGYFFSLYCLWKITICTINIIFDRVGKTDPISKFFEISINWLGFDFDVKFWSQQISFIVVGIIIVTQIRGLLIKLTKFFYTMASSKSSNIIVLGLAQIMGMYFVSSVLLMRMNVPPQYRMIITQVLGDLQFNFYHRWFDNMFLISALSSIAFLYLAHKQAPEKSVSGS, encoded by the exons ATGGCCTTCTTTCTCGATTCATTTGTAATGTTCAGCACTCAG ATCCTCTTCTTTCTGGGTGGCTGGATATTTTTCATGCGCAAGCTCTTCAAAAATTATGAG GTCCACCATGGCAGTGTACAGTTGACCTTTTCAGTGACCTTTGCCCTCTCCTGCACCTTATTTGAACTCATCATCTTCGAGATCCTTGGCATCCTTCATTCAGA TTCACGTTTCTTTCACTGGAGGATCGACCTGTACGCCATTCTGTTCACTCTCATCGTGGTTCTTCCTTTGTACATAGCATATTTCCTCGTTAGTGGCATCCCTTTTG TCGCCCAGCGGCGgatgactctgatcctgacgtTTGGGGCGTGGTTTGTCTTCATCTACTTCTTCTGGAAGCTGGGCGATCCGTTCCCCATCCTCAGTCCCAAACATG GCATTCTGTCCATTGAGCAGGTCATTAGCCGAGTTGGCGTGATCGGGGTGACACTGGCAGCCATCCTGTCTGGCTTTGGTGCCGTCAACTGTCCATACACATACATGGCATACTTTACCAG GCCAGTGTCAGAAAGCGATGTCCACAATCATGAACGAAAGTTTATGCAGGTCATGGATATGATTCTAACCAAGAAGAAAAg GTTGGCCCTTGCACAGCGTGACCAGCTCCAGAGGGCATCGACAACACCGCGGGCCAGCGGAATTTGGGGGATGATAAAAAGTGTGACCAACACAGGAAACAATGCCA ATACCAGCCAACTCCAGCAGGAGATAAAAGGCTATGAGGAGTTGTCACGGCAACTCTACATTGAGCTGGTGGATCTCAACAGCACAATG GAGCGGATAGAGTACTCCAAGACCCTCAAGGGCCAGTTCTTCAATCTCTCTGGGTACTTCTTCTCCCTCTACTGCCTCTGGAAGATCACCATCTgcaccatcaacatcatcttCGACCGCGTCGGCAAGACCGACCCCATCTCCAAATTCTTCGAGATATCCATCAACTGGCTGGGGTTTGACTTTGAT GTAAAATTCTGGTCTCAACAAATTTCTTTCATTGTGGTTGGAATCATTATTGTGACACAAATCAGAGGATTACTCATCAAACTCACAAAG TTCTTCTACACAATGGCAAGCTCCAAGTCTTCCAATATTATCGTTTTGGGTCTTGCACAGATCATG GGTATGTACTTTGTGTCGTCGGTCCTCCTGATGCGCATGAACGTGCCGCCGCAGTACCGCATGATCATCACTCAGGTGCTGGGCGACCTGCAGTTCAACTTCTACCACCGCTGGTTCGACAACATGTTCCTGATCAGCGCCCTCTCCAGCATCGCTTTCCTCTACCTCGCCCACAAGCAGGCACCCGAGAAGAGTGTTTCGGGGTCTTGA